The following proteins are encoded in a genomic region of Rattus rattus isolate New Zealand chromosome 2, Rrattus_CSIRO_v1, whole genome shotgun sequence:
- the LOC116892753 gene encoding vomeronasal type-1 receptor 2-like produces MDSKDLAIGVIFILQCSMGILRHFILLSYYLMLHYNKHSLKPIDLILMNMFIVNFLIIFPKSMLQTVEAFGIKLLFSVFVCKFLLYIERVGRSVSIATVCLLSVFQAITISPRNSCLYGLKVKVPKYISLSIFLCWALYFVVNMILPVYAYIKWSSNNMTYKRTLKYCFSVGHDEFTGSFFIILFVFPEVFLAILIVWSGSSMVVILYRHKQQVQHIYCNYASTRTSPESRATKSIVVLVSVFICFYSISSILYGCIALFCDNSWSLINIANIISLCFPVLGSFVVSHNPDFPRFSLSWIRNTRRI; encoded by the coding sequence ATGGATTCCAAGGATCTGGCAATTGGAGTTATATTCATCCTTCAATGTTCCATGGGAATTCTAAGACATTTCATTCTTCTATCTTACTACTTAATGCTTCATTACAATAAACACTCATTAAAACCAATTGATTTGATTCTCATGAACATGTTCATAGTCAACTTCTTGATAATTTTCCCTAAAAGTATGCTACAGACAGTGGAAGCTTTTGGGATAAAACTGTTGTTCAGTGTCTTTGTTTGCAAATTTCTTTTGTATATTGAAAGAGTTGGCCGAAGTGTTTCTATTGCTACTGTCTGTCTCTTGAGTGTCTTCCAAGCCATCACCATCAGTCCCAGAAACTCCTGCCTTTATGGTCTTAAAGTAAAAGTTCCAAAGTACATCAGCCTCTCTATTTTCCTTTGCTGGGCCCTGTATTTTGTTGTAAATATGATTTTACCGGTGTATGCATATATTAAATGGAGCAGCAATAACATGACatataaaagaactttaaaatacTGCTTTAGTGTAGGTCATGATGAATTTACAGGCTCTTTTTTTATAATACTTTTTGTATTCCCTGAAGTCTTTCTTGCTATTCTTATTGTCTGGTCCGGAAGCTCAATGGTTGTCATTTTGTATAGGCACAAACAGCAGGTTCAACACATCTATTGCAATTATGCTTCCACCAGAACATCCCCTGAATCAAGAGCCACTAAGAGCATTGTTGTACTAGTGTCagtctttatttgcttttattctatCTCCTCCATCTTATATGGTTGCATTGCTCTTTTCTGTGATAACAGCTGGTCGTTGATAAACATCGCAAAcatcatttctctgtgttttcctgtattggGTTCCTTTGTGGTGAGCCATAACCCTGATTTTCCCAGATTCAGTTTATCTTGGATAAGAAATACACGAAGAATATGA